One segment of Neobacillus endophyticus DNA contains the following:
- a CDS encoding penicillin-binding protein, translated as MSKKQPYMNLGAAILFGFFVLLFFILIFRYFSIQITGEVAGQPMAAKALQKYTHEGVLQAVRGEILDRNGDVVAEDTASYEMIAILDKKMTTDPKHPQNVVNPSKTANELAKYIKMDESEIYRRLTEKKFQVEFGKAGKNLNGETKSKIEALKLPGITFIRDTKRYYPNSTFASNVVGYTDSAEQKDGTYENVGKMGIEQSFNDVLTGKNGTIHYESDLWGYLLPDGKEKITPARDGNDVYLTIDQKIQTFLEDAMDNVVKQYKPKKIIAIVADAKTGDILAMGQRPSFDPNTKDGINESWHNEAVETSYEPGSTMKIFTLSAAVQENLFNPNETYMSGSFQATPKSQIIHDWNWSGWGRITYLEGLQRSSNVAFATIARDKLGYDKLRDYISKFGLDKPTGIELPNEAAGKIAFTYPVEKATTAYGQGTAITPIEQIQAATAVANDGKMMKPHIVEKIVDHDTGKVIKEDSPEVAGTPISAETAKQVRDYLETVVTSPKGTGGRYKIDGYSVAGKTGTASIPGPNGQYLKGADNYVFSFLGMAPKDNPKLIVYVAVQQPDLGGTGQGALPVSAIFDPVMKNSLQYLNIKPSSQKTPSVDKLDDFSGQSVDTAVKSLKANGFDAVILGKGTKVVSQLPNPGTSILDGEKVILQTDGDITMPDLSGWSLRDVMKVTNLAGLNLNAQGKGYVTQQSIKPKTVIHRGNSLTVNLILPEDLYTEETKNQKGGQKNQDSKDNSKPK; from the coding sequence ATGAGTAAGAAACAGCCATATATGAACTTAGGAGCAGCGATTTTGTTTGGATTTTTCGTCCTGCTCTTTTTTATATTAATTTTTAGGTATTTTTCTATTCAAATTACAGGTGAAGTTGCTGGCCAGCCAATGGCTGCTAAAGCATTGCAAAAGTATACTCATGAAGGAGTATTGCAGGCAGTTCGCGGTGAGATCCTTGATCGAAATGGGGATGTAGTTGCAGAGGATACTGCTTCTTATGAGATGATTGCGATTTTAGATAAAAAAATGACAACAGATCCCAAACATCCACAGAACGTGGTTAACCCAAGCAAAACTGCCAATGAACTCGCTAAATATATTAAAATGGATGAATCGGAGATTTATCGCAGACTGACGGAAAAAAAGTTTCAGGTGGAATTTGGCAAGGCCGGCAAAAATTTAAACGGCGAAACAAAGTCAAAAATTGAGGCCTTAAAGCTTCCAGGTATTACATTTATCCGAGATACAAAACGATATTACCCAAATAGCACCTTTGCATCCAATGTAGTTGGTTACACAGACAGTGCTGAACAAAAGGATGGAACCTATGAAAATGTTGGGAAAATGGGAATCGAACAATCCTTTAATGATGTATTAACTGGAAAAAATGGAACAATCCATTATGAAAGTGATCTATGGGGATACTTACTTCCTGATGGGAAGGAAAAAATCACGCCGGCACGTGATGGCAATGATGTGTATTTGACGATTGACCAAAAAATTCAAACATTTTTAGAAGATGCCATGGATAATGTAGTTAAGCAATATAAGCCAAAGAAAATCATAGCGATTGTTGCTGATGCGAAAACTGGTGATATCCTGGCTATGGGACAGAGGCCATCCTTTGATCCAAATACAAAGGATGGAATTAATGAAAGTTGGCACAATGAAGCAGTTGAAACGTCATATGAACCGGGTTCAACTATGAAGATTTTTACCCTTTCAGCTGCAGTGCAAGAAAATCTTTTTAATCCGAATGAAACCTATATGTCCGGCTCCTTCCAGGCTACACCAAAAAGCCAGATCATTCATGATTGGAACTGGTCTGGCTGGGGAAGAATAACGTACCTTGAAGGTCTTCAACGTTCTTCTAACGTAGCATTCGCAACCATCGCCAGAGACAAATTGGGGTATGATAAATTAAGGGACTATATTTCAAAATTTGGTTTGGATAAACCAACAGGAATTGAACTGCCAAATGAAGCGGCAGGAAAAATTGCCTTTACCTATCCGGTAGAAAAAGCGACAACAGCATACGGTCAGGGAACGGCGATTACTCCAATCGAGCAAATACAAGCAGCAACAGCAGTTGCGAATGATGGTAAAATGATGAAACCGCATATAGTTGAAAAAATTGTGGATCATGATACTGGGAAAGTAATAAAGGAGGATTCTCCTGAGGTAGCCGGAACACCAATTTCGGCGGAAACCGCAAAACAGGTTCGTGATTATCTAGAAACAGTTGTCACCTCGCCGAAAGGTACTGGCGGGCGTTACAAAATTGATGGCTATAGTGTAGCGGGGAAAACAGGAACAGCCAGCATCCCAGGCCCCAATGGCCAATATTTGAAAGGCGCAGATAATTATGTCTTTTCATTTTTAGGGATGGCACCTAAGGATAACCCGAAGTTAATTGTCTATGTAGCGGTCCAGCAGCCTGACTTGGGTGGAACAGGACAAGGAGCACTCCCGGTTTCTGCTATTTTTGATCCGGTGATGAAAAATAGTTTGCAATATTTAAATATCAAACCATCGTCACAGAAAACTCCAAGTGTAGATAAATTGGATGATTTTAGCGGCCAATCAGTTGATACAGCGGTAAAAAGCCTAAAGGCTAATGGATTTGATGCTGTCATTCTTGGCAAAGGGACAAAAGTAGTCAGCCAGTTGCCGAATCCTGGAACATCCATTTTAGATGGTGAAAAAGTGATTTTGCAAACAGACGGTGATATAACAATGCCAGATTTGTCTGGCTGGTCGCTTCGTGATGTAATGAAAGTGACGAATCTGGCCGGTTTGAATTTAAATGCGCAGGGCAAAGGGTATGTGACACAGCAAAGTATTAAGCCAAAGACTGTGATCCATAGAGGTAATTCTTTAACGGTGAATTTGATTCTTCCTGAGGATTTGTATACGGAAGAAACAAAAAATCAAAAAGGCGGACAAAAAAATCAGGATAGTAAAGACAATTCGAAACCGAAATAG
- a CDS encoding stage V sporulation protein D → MRVSNVTVRKRLLIALFVGILIFLIIDVRLGYVQFVLGDMLTSRAKDSWSRNIPFEPERGKIVDRNGVALATNISAPTVYVVPRQVKDPAVTAEKLAPVLNMTKEAAYREITKTERIVRIKEGRKISHEKAKEIRALDLEGVYIGEDSKRYYPFGSYLSHVLGFTGVDNQGLMGLEKYYDKELSGDRGAVKFYATAKGNRMKGIADDYETPVNGLDLKLTIDSKIQTIVERELDIAEAKYNPDGIIAIAMNPNNGEILAMSSRPTFDPSNFRNVPQEVYNRNLPVWSTYEPGSTFKIITLAAALNEHKVNLEKEHFHDSGAVTVAGARLKCWKRGGHGDETFLQVVQNSCNPGFVELGERLGKDKLFQYIKNFGFGQKTGIDLQGEGTGILFNLNRVGPVELATTAFGQGVSVTPIQQVAAVSAAINGGTLYQPYIAKELIDPVTHEVVMRNSPVAKRKVISEATSKEVRNALETVVAQGTGGKAFVDSYRVGGKTGTAQKAQGGRYLENNYIVSFIGFAPADDPQIVVYVAVDNPKGVTAFGGTISAPMVGSILKDSLSAMGVSPRKNQVEKIVKWPDMPLLELPNFVGMKKEDLPGQDVDLQIDASGEGDTVVRQSPEPGSKVREGSKIRLYFGKGN, encoded by the coding sequence ATGCGAGTTTCAAATGTAACAGTCCGCAAACGGTTATTGATTGCTCTGTTCGTGGGAATTCTTATTTTTTTGATTATTGATGTTCGCCTTGGATATGTACAGTTTGTTCTGGGGGATATGCTGACTTCCCGGGCAAAGGATTCGTGGAGCCGAAATATCCCATTTGAGCCTGAGCGAGGCAAAATTGTGGATCGAAATGGAGTAGCACTGGCAACGAATATAAGTGCTCCTACTGTTTATGTTGTCCCGAGACAAGTTAAAGATCCAGCTGTCACTGCTGAAAAGCTAGCCCCTGTTTTAAATATGACAAAGGAAGCAGCTTACCGTGAAATTACAAAAACAGAACGGATTGTTAGAATAAAGGAAGGTAGAAAAATTTCTCACGAAAAGGCGAAGGAAATTAGAGCTTTAGATCTTGAGGGAGTATATATTGGGGAAGATTCAAAAAGATATTATCCATTTGGAAGTTATCTATCACATGTTTTGGGGTTTACTGGTGTAGATAATCAAGGACTAATGGGATTGGAAAAGTATTATGATAAAGAGCTGAGCGGCGATCGGGGCGCAGTCAAATTTTATGCTACTGCCAAAGGAAATCGGATGAAAGGGATTGCCGATGATTACGAGACGCCAGTAAACGGGCTTGATTTAAAGTTAACAATTGATTCCAAAATCCAGACAATTGTAGAAAGAGAACTTGATATCGCTGAGGCAAAATATAACCCAGATGGAATTATTGCCATTGCAATGAATCCGAATAATGGGGAAATATTAGCCATGTCAAGCAGACCAACTTTTGATCCTTCCAACTTTCGAAATGTCCCGCAAGAAGTGTATAACCGTAATCTGCCAGTTTGGAGCACGTATGAGCCGGGATCAACCTTTAAGATTATTACACTAGCAGCAGCATTAAATGAACATAAGGTAAATTTAGAAAAGGAACACTTCCATGATTCTGGGGCTGTGACGGTGGCTGGAGCACGATTAAAGTGCTGGAAACGGGGAGGCCATGGTGATGAGACATTTTTACAGGTTGTGCAAAATTCCTGTAACCCGGGATTCGTGGAGTTAGGAGAAAGATTAGGGAAAGACAAGCTATTTCAATATATTAAGAACTTTGGTTTCGGTCAAAAAACGGGTATTGATTTGCAAGGGGAAGGAACAGGAATTCTGTTTAACTTGAACCGTGTTGGTCCAGTGGAACTGGCGACTACCGCTTTTGGACAAGGGGTATCTGTCACACCAATTCAGCAAGTAGCTGCGGTATCTGCTGCAATCAATGGGGGAACCCTTTATCAGCCATATATTGCCAAGGAGTTAATTGATCCAGTGACACACGAAGTAGTGATGAGAAATTCACCAGTGGCAAAAAGAAAAGTGATTTCAGAGGCAACTTCGAAGGAAGTTCGAAATGCACTTGAGACCGTTGTTGCTCAAGGAACAGGAGGAAAAGCATTTGTTGATTCTTACCGTGTCGGCGGTAAAACAGGTACAGCCCAAAAAGCACAAGGTGGAAGATACTTGGAAAATAACTACATTGTGTCGTTTATTGGTTTTGCTCCGGCGGATGATCCGCAAATTGTCGTGTATGTTGCAGTCGATAATCCAAAAGGGGTAACAGCCTTTGGTGGTACGATCAGTGCTCCGATGGTGGGAAGTATATTAAAGGATAGTTTAAGTGCAATGGGAGTAAGTCCCAGAAAAAATCAAGTTGAAAAAATTGTAAAATGGCCTGACATGCCTTTACTGGAACTGCCTAATTTTGTCGGGATGAAAAAAGAAGATCTGCCGGGACAGGATGTTGATTTACAAATTGACGCCAGCGGTGAAGGGGATACCGTAGTAAGGCAATCTCCAGAACCGGGCAGTAAAGTAAGGGAAGGATCGAAAATAAGACTTTACTTTGGTAAGGGTAATTAA
- a CDS encoding UDP-N-acetylmuramoyl-L-alanyl-D-glutamate--2,6-diaminopimelate ligase, with protein MNLHKLLENLHLLIPFNGDDLEITSIENDNRKVQNGSLFICIKGYTVDGHDFAESAVEKGAVAVLAERQLPLDVPVIVVKDTTRAMAVLADAFYEQPTKKLRLIGITGTNGKTTTSHMIEKIFADRGQKTGLIGTMYTKIADKTIETKNTTPESLTLQKTFHQMVQASVGTAVMEVSSHALDLGRVHGCDFDVAVFTNLTQDHLDYHKTMDEYKRAKSLLFAQLGNTFDNQKPKFAVLNADDPATEMFIRSTAAHVVTYGIDQKADIGAENIEITSAGTKFDIVLGAMKYPINIPFIGKFSIYNVLASVTAAYVSGVSLVEIIRSIEGMKGVAGRFELVNAGQEFTVIVDYAHTPDSLENVLKTIQQFAKGRVFVIVGCGGDRDRTKRPLMAQISCRYATDPIFTSDNPRSEDPIAILKEMEAGVQGESYITIPSRKEAINQAVDQAASGDVILIAGKGHETYQIIGDIVHDFDDRLVAREAITEKLKQK; from the coding sequence ATGAATTTGCACAAGCTGCTTGAAAATTTGCATCTGTTAATCCCTTTTAATGGGGATGATTTGGAAATTACATCGATTGAAAATGACAATCGAAAGGTGCAAAACGGGAGCTTATTTATTTGTATTAAAGGCTATACAGTTGATGGACATGATTTTGCCGAGTCTGCTGTAGAAAAGGGAGCAGTGGCTGTCCTTGCTGAACGTCAGCTGCCGCTTGATGTGCCTGTCATTGTTGTGAAAGACACAACCAGAGCGATGGCAGTTTTGGCTGATGCTTTTTACGAACAGCCTACAAAAAAACTGCGATTGATTGGAATTACAGGGACAAATGGAAAAACTACGACCAGCCATATGATTGAAAAAATCTTTGCCGATAGAGGTCAAAAAACAGGCTTAATTGGCACGATGTATACCAAAATTGCTGATAAGACAATTGAAACGAAAAATACGACACCTGAAAGTTTAACACTCCAAAAAACCTTTCATCAAATGGTGCAAGCATCTGTAGGAACAGCTGTTATGGAGGTTTCATCTCATGCGCTTGATCTTGGCAGGGTGCATGGTTGTGATTTTGATGTCGCTGTATTTACTAACCTGACACAAGATCATCTAGATTATCACAAAACAATGGATGAATATAAGCGGGCAAAGAGTTTATTATTCGCCCAGCTTGGAAATACATTTGATAATCAAAAACCTAAATTCGCTGTTTTAAATGCAGATGATCCTGCAACTGAGATGTTTATCAGGTCAACAGCAGCACATGTCGTTACATATGGAATTGATCAAAAAGCGGATATAGGAGCAGAAAATATTGAGATCACATCTGCTGGTACCAAATTTGATATTGTGCTCGGAGCAATGAAATATCCTATTAACATTCCATTTATCGGGAAGTTTAGTATTTATAATGTTTTAGCGAGTGTTACAGCCGCATATGTATCGGGAGTTTCTTTAGTAGAAATCATTCGGTCGATTGAAGGAATGAAAGGTGTTGCGGGAAGGTTTGAACTGGTAAATGCCGGTCAGGAATTTACAGTTATTGTGGACTATGCTCACACGCCTGACAGCTTGGAGAATGTTTTAAAAACAATTCAGCAATTTGCTAAAGGAAGAGTTTTTGTTATTGTAGGCTGCGGGGGAGATCGGGACCGGACAAAACGTCCGTTGATGGCGCAAATCTCCTGCCGATATGCCACAGATCCTATTTTTACATCCGACAATCCAAGAAGTGAAGACCCGATTGCTATTTTAAAAGAGATGGAAGCAGGGGTTCAAGGAGAATCATATATAACCATACCTAGCCGTAAAGAAGCGATTAACCAGGCGGTAGATCAGGCAGCATCAGGTGATGTCATCCTTATTGCCGGAAAAGGTCACGAGACCTATCAAATTATAGGTGATATAGTGCATGATTTTGATGATCGTCTCGTTGCCAGGGAGGCAATTACAGAGAAACTAAAACAGAAATAA
- the mraY gene encoding phospho-N-acetylmuramoyl-pentapeptide-transferase, whose translation MLEQVIFFTIIMAFLISVLLSPLFIPFLRRLKFGQSIREEGPKSHQKKSGTPTMGGIMILFAIVITTIVMTGKVSGPTVKTYLLLLVTLGFGLLGFLDDFIKVVLKRNLGLTSKQKLLGQIIISVIFYLVYKQQGYSTEISIPYSHTTFDLGWLFVFVIIFWLVGFSNAVNLTDGLDGLVSGTAAIAFGAYAVLAWNQSQMELAIFSMAVVGAVLGFLVFNAHPAKVFMGDTGSLALGGAIAALAILTKLEILLILIGGVFVIETLSVILQVTSFKTTGKRIFKMSPLHHHYELSGWSEWRVVVTFWSVGLIFAIIGIYIEVWL comes from the coding sequence ATGCTGGAGCAAGTTATTTTTTTCACAATTATTATGGCGTTTCTAATTTCAGTATTGCTGTCTCCACTATTTATTCCTTTCTTGCGAAGGTTGAAATTTGGACAAAGCATTCGTGAAGAGGGTCCGAAATCCCATCAGAAAAAATCCGGAACCCCGACAATGGGTGGAATTATGATATTGTTTGCCATTGTCATCACAACCATTGTCATGACAGGGAAAGTTTCTGGCCCAACGGTTAAAACGTACCTGCTTTTACTAGTGACACTTGGATTTGGATTATTAGGGTTTTTGGATGATTTTATAAAAGTAGTATTGAAAAGAAATCTGGGATTAACCTCAAAGCAAAAATTACTCGGACAGATCATCATTTCTGTGATTTTTTATTTAGTCTATAAACAGCAAGGTTATTCCACAGAAATCAGCATTCCATATAGTCATACCACTTTTGATTTGGGCTGGCTTTTTGTTTTTGTCATCATCTTCTGGCTGGTTGGGTTCTCTAATGCAGTCAATTTAACAGATGGTCTAGACGGTTTGGTGTCAGGCACCGCGGCTATTGCATTTGGTGCGTATGCCGTTCTTGCCTGGAATCAGTCACAGATGGAATTGGCTATTTTTTCAATGGCTGTTGTTGGTGCGGTGCTTGGTTTTCTTGTATTTAATGCACATCCTGCGAAAGTTTTTATGGGGGATACGGGGTCTCTTGCTCTCGGCGGAGCCATTGCAGCGCTTGCCATTCTAACTAAACTGGAAATTTTGTTAATCTTAATTGGCGGGGTATTCGTAATTGAGACTTTGTCGGTTATTCTTCAGGTAACATCCTTTAAGACTACAGGGAAACGGATTTTTAAAATGAGTCCCCTTCACCACCATTATGAGCTTTCTGGTTGGTCGGAATGGAGAGTTGTTGTAACGTTTTGGAGTGTAGGCTTAATTTTTGCGATAATTGGAATTTATATTGAGGTGTGGTTGTAA
- the murD gene encoding UDP-N-acetylmuramoyl-L-alanine--D-glutamate ligase, translating to MKQIKSYRHKKILVLGLAKSGVSAATLLHKLGAFVTVNDKKPLSENPEAQGLLEQGIKVICGDHPVELLDEGFELIVKNPGIPYSNPMIIGAMEREIPVITEVELAYEISEAPFIGITGTNGKTTTTTLVFEMLKEGDKKPLIAGNIGTVASGVAEMAEKDNNIVIELSSFQLMGIETFNPKIAIITNLYDAHLDYHGTRKDYWKAKANITKNQTELEYLIINADQEQTLEIARSSKAKIVPFSTKKVLADGAYIEDEWICFNNEKVMPVADIALPGVHNLENILSAMAAAKISGVDNSAIQSVLRTFTGVRHRLQYVAEINGRKFYNDSKATNILATVHALAAFEAPIILLAGGLDRGNEFDELIPYLKNVKALITFGQTAPKLERVGKETGIKTIIRVDNVEKAVPAAFQLSEAGDVILLSPACASWDQYKTFEVRGDIFINAVHMLK from the coding sequence TTGAAGCAGATAAAATCGTATCGCCATAAAAAAATCTTAGTTCTTGGTTTGGCTAAAAGTGGAGTATCAGCAGCTACCCTGTTACACAAGCTTGGCGCCTTTGTTACAGTTAATGATAAGAAGCCGCTTTCGGAAAATCCGGAAGCGCAAGGTCTTCTTGAGCAGGGAATTAAAGTGATTTGTGGAGACCATCCGGTCGAGCTTTTAGACGAAGGTTTTGAGCTAATTGTAAAAAATCCAGGAATTCCATATAGCAATCCAATGATAATAGGGGCGATGGAAAGGGAAATTCCTGTCATCACAGAAGTGGAACTTGCTTATGAAATTTCTGAAGCCCCGTTTATCGGTATAACAGGGACTAATGGAAAAACAACGACGACTACTCTTGTCTTTGAAATGCTAAAAGAGGGAGATAAAAAACCATTAATAGCAGGAAACATTGGAACTGTAGCTTCAGGTGTAGCAGAAATGGCAGAAAAGGATAATAACATTGTCATTGAACTGTCTTCCTTTCAGTTAATGGGGATCGAAACGTTTAATCCGAAAATCGCCATCATCACAAATCTATATGATGCCCATCTGGACTATCATGGAACACGAAAGGATTATTGGAAGGCAAAGGCTAATATTACGAAAAATCAAACAGAACTAGAATATTTAATTATTAATGCCGATCAGGAACAAACACTTGAGATTGCGCGTTCCTCAAAGGCGAAAATTGTTCCTTTTTCTACAAAAAAAGTACTGGCTGACGGTGCTTATATTGAGGATGAATGGATTTGTTTCAATAATGAAAAAGTAATGCCGGTTGCCGATATTGCTTTGCCTGGTGTACATAATCTTGAAAATATTCTTTCAGCAATGGCGGCTGCTAAAATATCTGGTGTCGATAATAGTGCCATTCAATCCGTTCTTCGGACGTTTACTGGTGTAAGACATCGTTTGCAATATGTGGCAGAAATTAATGGCAGAAAATTTTATAATGACTCAAAAGCAACGAATATTTTGGCAACAGTACATGCATTGGCAGCTTTTGAAGCTCCGATCATCCTTCTTGCTGGCGGGCTTGATCGTGGAAATGAATTTGATGAACTGATTCCTTATTTAAAAAATGTAAAAGCATTAATTACGTTTGGACAGACTGCGCCAAAACTAGAACGGGTAGGCAAGGAAACGGGAATAAAAACGATTATCCGAGTCGATAATGTTGAAAAGGCTGTACCTGCTGCTTTCCAATTGTCAGAGGCTGGTGACGTCATCTTATTATCTCCAGCTTGTGCTAGTTGGGATCAGTATAAAACTTTTGAAGTCAGGGGAGACATTTTTATCAATGCGGTGCATATGCTTAAGTAA
- the spoVE gene encoding stage V sporulation protein E — MPTKRTTPDFILMAVTFTLLAIGLIMVYSASAIWADYKFHDAFFFAKRQSLFAAVGIIAMFFIMNINYWTWRNWAKTLVIVCFVLLVLVLIPGIGNVRNGSRSWIGVGAFSIQPSEFMKLAMIAFLAKFLSERQKQITSFKKGLVPSLGLAFLAFAMIMLQPDLGTGTVMMGTCVVMIFIAGARVRHFAFLGLMGVAGFVGLIISAPYRMKRITSFLDPWSDPLGSGFQIIQSLYAIGPGGLFGLGLGQSRQKFFYLPEPQTDFIFAILSEELGFIGGSFILLLFALLLWRGIRIALGAPDLYGSFLAVGIIAMVAIQVMINIGVVTGLMPVTGITLPFLSYGGSSLTLMLMAIGVLLNISRYSRY, encoded by the coding sequence GTGCCGACAAAGAGAACAACTCCCGACTTTATTTTAATGGCAGTAACTTTTACACTACTCGCAATAGGTCTTATTATGGTGTACAGTGCGAGTGCAATTTGGGCTGATTATAAATTTCACGACGCATTCTTTTTTGCCAAAAGGCAATCCCTTTTTGCGGCAGTTGGGATCATCGCCATGTTTTTTATCATGAATATTAATTATTGGACCTGGAGAAATTGGGCTAAAACGCTAGTGATCGTTTGCTTCGTATTATTAGTTTTGGTTTTAATTCCAGGGATAGGAAATGTACGGAATGGATCCAGAAGTTGGATCGGAGTCGGGGCTTTTTCTATTCAGCCTTCTGAATTTATGAAGCTGGCCATGATTGCATTTTTAGCAAAGTTCCTTTCAGAACGGCAAAAGCAGATTACGTCTTTTAAGAAAGGACTTGTCCCATCATTAGGACTCGCTTTTCTTGCTTTTGCGATGATTATGCTGCAGCCCGATTTGGGGACTGGCACGGTTATGATGGGAACATGTGTGGTTATGATTTTTATTGCCGGTGCCAGAGTAAGACATTTTGCGTTTTTGGGGTTAATGGGAGTTGCCGGATTTGTTGGTTTGATTATTTCAGCTCCCTATCGGATGAAGAGGATTACCTCTTTTTTAGATCCTTGGTCAGACCCGCTCGGAAGCGGCTTTCAAATTATCCAATCATTGTATGCAATTGGACCTGGAGGACTCTTTGGCTTAGGACTAGGCCAAAGCAGGCAAAAGTTTTTTTACTTGCCAGAGCCTCAAACAGACTTTATCTTCGCGATTCTATCTGAAGAATTGGGATTTATCGGCGGATCATTTATTTTGTTACTGTTTGCATTGCTGTTATGGAGAGGAATACGGATTGCTTTAGGTGCACCTGATTTATATGGGAGTTTTCTTGCAGTAGGGATTATTGCGATGGTCGCTATTCAAGTAATGATCAATATCGGTGTTGTTACTGGTCTTATGCCAGTTACAGGAATTACACTGCCATTTTTAAGCTATGGGGGGTCTTCACTGACCTTGATGTTAATGGCCATTGGTGTTCTTCTAAACATTAGCCGTTATTCCAGATATTAA
- the murG gene encoding undecaprenyldiphospho-muramoylpentapeptide beta-N-acetylglucosaminyltransferase: protein MKIAVSGGGTGGHIYPALALIREIQKKNKDAEFLYIGTMNGLESKLVPRENISFKSIHITGFKRKLSFENVKTIFRFLKGVSDSKKILKDFKPDVVIGTGGYVCGPVVYAASKLQIPTIIHEQNSVPGLTNKFLSRYVSKIAICFHEASEYFPAEKVVFTGNPRASEVIGKDGVKGRLSAGLSTTKPAVLIFGGSRGARPINEAVIQALPKLAEKSYQILYVTGDVHYEDVKNEVELVGNPKNVIIKPFIHNMPEVLAGIDLVVSRAGATTLAELTSLGIPSILIPSPYVTNNHQEKNARSLSDNGAAQVLLEKELTGSSLVQHIDRILLNTEYLKEMKLKAKKIGVPDSAIKLYNLMDQLMMKNQK, encoded by the coding sequence ATGAAAATAGCAGTAAGCGGCGGAGGGACAGGTGGTCATATTTATCCTGCCCTGGCACTCATAAGAGAAATACAAAAAAAGAATAAAGATGCTGAATTTCTTTACATAGGGACCATGAATGGTTTGGAAAGTAAACTAGTACCAAGAGAAAATATATCCTTTAAATCTATTCATATTACTGGCTTCAAAAGAAAACTTTCATTCGAAAATGTAAAAACGATTTTTCGCTTTCTTAAAGGCGTCAGTGACAGCAAAAAAATCTTAAAAGATTTTAAACCTGATGTTGTAATAGGTACAGGAGGATATGTTTGCGGACCTGTCGTTTATGCGGCATCGAAGTTGCAAATTCCGACGATCATACACGAACAAAATAGTGTACCAGGTCTTACTAATAAATTCTTAAGCCGGTATGTCAGTAAGATTGCCATTTGCTTTCATGAAGCATCAGAATATTTTCCTGCTGAGAAGGTTGTTTTTACTGGAAATCCACGCGCTTCGGAAGTAATAGGCAAAGATGGAGTGAAAGGACGTCTATCGGCTGGATTAAGTACAACAAAGCCAGCCGTTTTAATCTTTGGTGGGAGCCGAGGTGCGCGTCCAATCAATGAGGCAGTCATTCAGGCACTGCCAAAACTTGCAGAAAAATCGTATCAAATCCTTTATGTTACTGGTGATGTTCATTATGAGGATGTAAAAAACGAAGTAGAGTTAGTAGGCAACCCGAAAAATGTTATTATCAAGCCATTTATTCATAACATGCCTGAGGTTCTTGCGGGGATTGATTTAGTTGTTTCAAGAGCAGGTGCGACAACACTGGCCGAGCTAACATCGTTAGGAATACCGAGTATTTTAATTCCAAGCCCATATGTTACGAACAATCATCAGGAGAAAAATGCCAGGTCTTTAAGCGATAATGGTGCAGCACAGGTTTTATTAGAAAAAGAATTAACTGGCAGCAGTCTTGTTCAACATATTGATCGTATTTTATTAAATACAGAGTATCTAAAGGAAATGAAATTAAAAGCAAAAAAAATCGGCGTCCCTGATTCGGCTATCAAGCTTTACAATCTGATGGACCAACTGATGATGAAAAATCAAAAGTAG